The nucleotide window GAAAACTTGAAGTGAATGTGGAAATCAATATCACATGTTACTTCTATGGGACACAATTGATAGTGTGGTATTTGACTTATTGAATGCTTTCAGCATAATTCTGCTTTTATTATAATATATCACAGAATGATTTTATTTTGCAAAGACCAAATCTTGGATTAAGTCCACTGCCCATTGTTAATTCAAATTACCTTGATTCACAGTTGTTTAGATGCTATCTCCAATTCTGCGGTTTACTACATGCATTATAATGCAACCTGTACAAATAGGAACAGATTGAAGAGGTGCAAGCGTGGGTATATCTTGCTCAAATCACTGCCGTGAGACATTTGCCATCCACCACAGAAGCTCGACGGTGAGAAGCTACACAGTCTTCAGTGTGGCACTGTGGCAGGTCGAATTTTTGTTCCCACGTATCTGGCATTAGGCCAAGACGTTGGTGTACAGAATGAAAGTTCTGGCAACTTAATTGTTAAACAACTAATATCAAATTTAAAATGTAAAGTGCCTCTCGTCATTTAATGCTCTGTGCATATTTAGACTGTGAGAAAGATGCTTCAGAAAATTAATACAATATCACCCAGTTTCTAATTCTCAAATATAGCAGGATGGGCTCCATgctgaaaaataaaatgaaagagcaacctagtttagtttattgtcacttgtaccgaggtacatgtaAAGCTGTTGTAGcatgataaccagtcagcggaaagacatatacacgattacaatcgagccatccacagtgtaccgatACTTGATAGAGGGAACAACGTTTAGGGCAAGATtaggtccagtaaagtccaatcaaagatagtccgaacgTCTcgaatggggtagatagtagctcaggactgctccctagttgttggtaggagggtttagttgcctgattacatagaaacatagaaaataggtgcaggagtaggccattcgtcccttcaagcctgcaccgccattcaatatgatcatggctgatcatccaaatcggtatcctgtacccgccttctctccgtatcccctgatccctttagccacaagggccacatctaactccctcttaaatatagccaatgaactggcctcaactaccttctgtggcagacagttccagagattcaccactctctgtgtgaaaagctaTGAAACCGTCTGTACATATATCAAAGGAAGGATATGCTTATCTCTGCGGAGTAAATTCGCTTGATTAATTCAAGGAGTGAAGTGGTTTGACCTTTATTGATTGGGTTTTGGAAATGTCATCTGGCCGAACAAACCACTGCCTTGGAAGTGAAGATCTTTTATGATATCCTTAAGAAAcaaagaattacagatgctggtttataccaaaggtagacacaaaatgctggagtgactcactgggtcaggcagcatctctggagaatatggataggtgacattttgggtcgggacccttcctcagactggtgttGGAGGGGAGAATAGCTGGACTAGGGAGGtatgggtgggacaaagcctagcaCGTGATACGTGGGTACAAGTGAAGGGGTGACTGGCAGATGATTGAAGTAAGTGACAGGCGGAGAGGAAATAATATACCGATTGTAAATAACCCCTGATTGTGCCTTTATCTTTCTGTTTGATGTTTTGCCTCTATTTCACAAATTTCCATTTGTGCTCTCATAATACTGTTGATGGGCCGACTTCATGGTGATATCAGATGTGCTCGTACCATTTGGAGTTCTCACCTAATGGAGTACATTTCTGAATATAATCAAGAAAGATCTGGAAACAGCTCAATAAATTTGATTGACAATGAACCTTGGGTTTTGTGTCTGAACCTGCTCCGGGGGAGAgcatgtcgtctgtccattccttcatgagatgctgccagacccgctgaatttctccagcatgttgtattttGCTGAAGATTTCAAGATGCGCTGTTTCTTGAGTCTCGTGAGTTTAGGGTACAGTTTTGATTTCACTTCAAGTGGCATTAAACTTGCCTCGGAGAGAGTGCAGTGAACACTCATTAGATTGATTCCTGAAATGATTTGAGTCAATTGGGCCTACGCTCTCTGAAAGCTGAGGTGATTAAATTAAAGCTTGCAAGAAGCTGAGGAGGCATGGTGGAATGAGTATTCCCTGTAATGGTGGGCATGAAACTAAGGGATGTGGTTTCAGAGTAAAAGGTTAGCTAGCTAAAATTCAGATGAGGGGAAAATTCTTGTCACAGGGGACTGCAGAATTTAGAAATAATTTGCCTCGGAGGTGGTGAGTCATTAAAATACAcaaggctgatttttttttttaattgtagagGAATTCCAGTGTGTGGGGATTTGGCAAGAAAGTAAAGTAAACACCAAAGATCAGGTCAACAACTCCAAAGTTGTCGGCACAGCAGGACATGAATATACCAAAAAAGATAACAAATTAGGCAGTGCAGATGTGAGGTAATTTGTTCATTACAGGGGTTGTGCTTTACTCTTACATTGTACAAAAGTTGCGACTTCTCCGTTCCAAATGCGacaaggtacaaaggtaagcagtccgaagaagagtctcgacctgaaacgtcacccattccttctctccagagatgctgcctgtcccgctgagttactccagcattttgtgtcatcacctatccatcaccTATCATCGCTATCCATGTTAtctcgggatgctgcctgacccgctgagattactccagtattttgtgtctatttgataGCTCTCCTGATTATAATCTCCATgttatgttgcttttttttgtttccatttgACATAAAACCGCACGAAGAGCTTTCAACTCAAATACCATCGTGGAATGCGTATTCTGTCTAATTTGAGATGCATTTAATGAACACTCAAGCCAATGCCGTTTTTGAATTTATTACTTTTTTTTGGTGTACAGTAACATGCAAAACTTGGTGATTAACATATGCAGATCTGGCATAGCATcgttaaatgtatcttgaaattTGATCTTGAAATAGTTAGAAATTGTTTTTCCATTGTCCCCATCGTCTTTTGGTGGTATATTTGATTTCCTTGCTGATGAATTAAAAAGTTTAAACGGTGTCTAAATGGCAACCATAGCAGGAAGGAATATTTTATTTCTCAAATGAAAATAGAGGAAATTGATTGTTTTTTTTGGCCCTTGTCACATTGTACAAATCTTTTTCCATGGCAAGTTGGAGGCGAGGTCGTGGGGAGGGAATTATGTACACGTGTCTGTGCTTCGATTTTGAACGGCACCAAAATTGTTGATGTGCTGAACGGTGAAGGTGTTATCTAAAATTACAGCaagatcagttgggaaggttgggtcaaggaatggtaaatggaatttaactctggcaAGTATTGTGTGTCAAACCAGGCTCGGTCCTTTGCATAAATGGCGCATTATCTGGGAAATTAGtccaagaaatggcagatggaatttaatttggacaaatgggaattgttgtatttcGTTGCATTTCGTTCAGTTAATCGAGGACAGGACTTGCACACTAATTAGAAATTCTCTGGAGAGTGATGTACAATGCAGAGACCAGGGGATGCAAGTGCATTGTTTCCTGAAAGGCAACGCAGATTgtcaaggtggtgaagaaggcgtttgTCATTCCTTGATCAGGGCATTAAGCACAGGAGTTGGTAGGTCTTGTTACAACTTTACAGGTCATTCATGAGACCACACTTTTGGCTGCAGCTCTGGTCGCctagctataggaaagatgttattaagctgggaaAGTGTGGTGAAAGATTCACAATAATGTAACCAGGATTGGGAAGGCTTGAGCGCAACACTTTTTCCCCccccctggagcacaggaggctgaggggtgaccttattagatatataaaatcatgagtggcatGGATAGGGTGATTGCTCAATCCTTATTCTAGGGTAGAGGTGcccaaaactagagagcatagatttaaagtgagagatgAAGGATTGAAAGGAGGACCTGAGGGACatgtttttaacacagagagtgatgggtatatggaatgaggaaGCTTTGAATGctggtacaattacaatatttaaaagccatttggccaGTTATTTATACAGAAAAGATTTTGAGGGAGATAGGGGAAATGCAAGCTCAGATAATTTGtttggcatagatgagttgggttgACAACCCTGTTTTTGTGTTATATAACTGTACAACCCAAATTCCAGGCACAGAATTAAAATTTTCTTAACTAGTGGGTCTACAGAAGTTGGTGGAACTACAAAATGCGTTCTTGCCTTCGTGCACAGTTTGGTCGAAACTTCTGGCACTTGCTGCTTCTTGTAAAACCTGCTAGCAATGATTCCATATATTTTGATCAATTGATCCCAAGTGCCTAAAGATGAAACAACAGTGCACTTTCACATAGGTTTTACCGCTAAACCTTGCTCTCCCCAAAAGTGTTGACATATGCataatgagcagccagaggttaTCTGGAATGTAATCATGATTGTTCAACTATAAATGTTCCTCATTCCTCCACATGACCATCATTAGAGTTTGGCATACCAACAACATGTGCACAGTTGTGAGCTGAAGTCAGATGTATCTCCAGGTGAACTGAGCTGGACATGGGGAGCAAACTCTACcatgtggcacagctgtagagttgctgccttgcagcaccagcgcCCGTGATTCAGTCCTgacagagtttgtatgtccttcctgtgaatttgaattttgTCTGGTGGAAAAAAATGGAGTTTAgacttattattattgttatgtgtacagaggtaacgtaaaaagctttgttttgcatgctattaatGACAGATCGGATATAGTATATATAATTACAATCATGTCAACTCAAGAACAATAgacgggaagatacagagtgcagaatatagttctcagcattgtggcgcatcagttccatggacTAAGTCCATTGTCCACAATGGGGGTAGAGGTGAAATGGACAGTACCCTGAATAACCACTTAAGAATGCTTAATTGTTAGTGgtgtttcatttttcatttttagCTTTAAAATTGTTTTTCCATCGGAATAGAGAGAATGCTGCATTTACAGTAGCATTATTACAGCAGTATGAATTTCAATGATGCAAGCGATGATCATTCTTGCTCTCCATTTGAGACAATACTGGTGCTTGTGTTTGTTCATAGTTGACTTCCTCATCACTCAATGTTGAATGATTGCTGAAAAATGGTTTGATGGCCAGGTAATCCAAAAGAGGAGCGTGCTAAAATTCTTCTTTGTTAATTAATTTCCCTTTGTTCAGTTAGATGGGAGTGAAAAAAAAGAGAGTGAAATACAGGCTTCAATatctgaaaatatatattttttaaactatgAAATCTGTTTGTCCACACTTTTAACAAAAGCAGAAGTGCAGCAACAAGATCGCAACGCTGAGGAAATTTTGCATTTGTATTCATGAACCCACATCTAACTTGCATATTAGGAAGATGCAATGTTTTGCACTTTAGGTATAATGGATAATTTTACCACATCTAATTTAAAAATACAGTGCGCATCTGCTGATGCACAAACGGATTTGCTTCAGAAGAAAGTGACTCTGGGCCCACTTCGGAGAACCTTGCTTTCCACTCGTGTGATCTGAAGCAAACACTTGATCTTTTCAAACCTCCCATTAGAGAGGCGGAGGCAAATCAGAATTATTCACAAGATCCACAATATCCATTGGCGGAGGGGGCATATCAAAATATTTTGAATCTGCATCAGATGGACCTTCTGGTAACTTTGAAGTCTCTGTATCtgttgcaggcagtggaggctgcGCGTCAGCTTCATCCGGAATATCATGTTCCTCGAGCAGTGGTGGGAACTCTTGACTAGTTGTTTTAGTTAAAGCTGGCGGTTCTTTTACTATTTCATTATCCCCTTTGACGTCAGCAGACAGTGCCTTTTCTTCTGACTCAGTTGAAGCCAAGTTATTGACCCCTTCAGTCGCCTGCAACTCCATGCTGTAGTTATCCAGTAAGGAATCACGTTTTCCCTTTTTCGAGAGGAAGCTGGTGAGCGAGGGGCGTTTTGCTGGAGCATCACCGCCTTCATCTGGATGTTCGGGGTCATTACTGATGACACCTGGGCAAGTTCCTGCCCATGGCGTGTCCTGCACATTATACTTTCTCGAGCATCTTTTCACCAGGAGGATCACAATTATGGCGACCACCATAAACAGCAATAGCCCTCCAATGATGCAAGCGATGATCATGCTTGCATTTAAGTTGGTGCCTTGGCCTTTTCTACTATTTTTTCCGGTTGACTTCCTCACTGTTGTAGAAGTCAGTGACTTAGTATTGCTATCAACTTTTGTCACAGGCGAAGTTGATGGAGAGGCCGAATTTGAAACAGATGGCTCCGACGAATGATTTGATACCGTTTGTGAGCTGTTGGGAAACGTAGTTGCCAAATCGGAAGTTGTGTTGGGAAGGTCATTTGTCTGTCCACTTGCATTCGGCATATTCATGGTTGTCAAAGATGTCAGAGGCATTGGGGTACTTGATGATGCATTCAAAGTTGTATTTAATTCTTCTGCTAAATTAAAGTTTGTGTTGTTTAAACCATTCAGGCCATTGACTATCAGGCCATTGACTAGCAGTGCCAATATAGTCAACCGAATTACTGCCATGTTAGTTTTGAAGACACAGGATTTCAAAGCCCTAGAACAGCTGATGACTTTTCAGTACCTGAAAGAATGAAAAAGATGATTTGTTTAGTTCATTTTTTTTGTATGATtgcattaaaaatgttttttcttaaaGATGAGATAAATATTAGTATTGACAGACGTATAGGCAGTGTACAGTTCAATGATGTACTTAAAAGATAAAATCATCCCATTAAGCAGGTTTGGCTGTGCCTGTTTTTAACCTGCTTGCgacaataaatatttttgaaatatccAAAACCAAATGGAAAATGTGACCATATTTTACAGAGTGAACTGCAGGTATTTATTTACTTGTGTGGTGGCAGGATCAAGATTTGATTCATAAATTTAGTCCAGAGATAAAACACAAAAATGCTCCTTTTGTTTCAGTGTTGATGGTACAGCCACAAGATTAGATTAAggcaaatttaattttaattacttGACATGTTTGTTTCATTAATGATTAAGTGCTTTTAAATTTTTCGATAAATGTTACTTGGATTTTGAATTCTTCTCAATCTGAGGGATACAATTGCATTGGGGAAAAAAGAACAACTTTGACACAGTTGGAACATGGCTTTTTACTTGAGCTTCAGttggagaacacaaagtgctagagtaacacagtgggtcaggcagcatctccagaggacatggattggcgCGTTTTTGCCCACTGagcacatgccgaccaatgatcacccatttgTATTAGTGCTATGTCATCCCATGTTCCTATCTACTCCctccacattaggggcaatttagaagTTTTAATTATCCTGCATACCCCCACATCTATGGAgggtggatggaaaccggagcacccggtggaaactcacctagtcacagggagaacatgcatccCTACATAGATAGCTCTTGActtcaggatcaaaccggggcaTCCGACGCTGTGAGGGTaaagctctatcagctgcgccactttGCTACCCGTGTAAATTTACAGTGTAATTAGTATTAATCTGTTTAGGAGCTGACTTCTGTGATGAATGCAAGTAGCATTCATTCTTTATGAAAACGGGTGGAGAAGTCATGATGGTTTTGCTGTTCTGCACAGACAAAGCATTTCCTGAGCTGAGGGAACGGGCAACTTAGAGACTGCTCACGACGCATTCAGGCTTAACAAGGAACTTGGCCAATTGCACTTCTCCTTTGTGAGGCCTTTCATCCTGTTATCGTTGTAAGAGGATGATTTCACAATGCATGTGACATTTTGAAATACGTTCTATTCTCACCCTTGTGATAACTAATTTCATGTTGACCCATATTGCTTTGTCAATAAAGTCCgtgcatcattaaaaaaaaaaacaccttggatTTTGAATTTGCTCGTTGGGAAGCGTCTATTTAGTCAGCATCTTGTGTGGATTAGCTGACACATGCTTCTCACAGTACATTGATTTTGAATTAAGGCAAAACCACTATACTGCAGAATCCGGAATGCATCAACACCTTTTGGGAGGACCTTTGGCTGGAAattaagaacaaaaaaaaaaatgggagcTGGAGTAATCGTGgaattctgtttaagaaggaaccgcagatgctggaaaatcgaaggtttgcCTTTTTGAGCTTGCTCCGGCGTACTTTGGTTTCATCCACATCATCACTATTTTCCAGTACTATCACCATATCCCTTGGCAtccattaatttatttatttatttttttttgaatGAGCACATTAAGTGAGTCTCTTCAGATTTCTGGGTATAGGATTTCAAATGGTTCACTACCCAATTAGTAAATACATTTCTCCCATGTTAATTCAATGCTGCTTCCcccttattctgagactgtgctccCTGGTTGTCTAATGTCAAGGGAAACATCTCCCCTGCAACCAGCCTGTGAAGCCCATGAAAGATTGTCtgagggagggtctcgacctgaaacatcacctattttttttttttctctccagaaatgctgtctgacctgctgagttgttccagcattttgtatctatcttcgatctgcagttccctcctacacatgaaAACATGTGTTGGTTTGGATGACATCTTTGATTCTTCTGAACCCTGTAAAGTGTAGTCACAGTCAGCACAGTCTCTATTCGTACACCAAATTCGCCGTCCTTGGAACTGGCCTGGTGAATTGTTGCTGCATTCCCTCCATGGCAACAACATCATTCCGTGGGCAAGGAAAACCAAGTTGTACACAAAACTCAAGAGGGAATCTCACCAAGGCAATGTGTTTCTTGTCCCCAAAGTCAAACCCTTTGGTcatgaaggctaacataccatttgccttccaaATCAGTAAATGCACATGTGATTTGGCGTTTAGTGATGTGTGTACAAGCAAACCCAAGTGCTTTGAACATCAATGCTCTGTTTTCTGTAATGTTCACCTCCAATTTTTCTACATTGTTTTTGCCATGACCTTGCCCACTCACTCGACTTGTCCATATGCATCTTTTGCATTCTATGTTTTGAATGCTTCAATGGGATCTTGAAGTGCCATTACACCAAGGGTGTCATAATTTAAAGG belongs to Leucoraja erinacea ecotype New England chromosome 28, Leri_hhj_1, whole genome shotgun sequence and includes:
- the LOC129710545 gene encoding leukosialin, yielding MAVIRLTILALLVNGLIVNGLNGLNNTNFNLAEELNTTLNASSSTPMPLTSLTTMNMPNASGQTNDLPNTTSDLATTFPNSSQTVSNHSSEPSVSNSASPSTSPVTKVDSNTKSLTSTTVRKSTGKNSRKGQGTNLNASMIIACIIGGLLLFMVVAIIVILLVKRCSRKYNVQDTPWAGTCPGVISNDPEHPDEGGDAPAKRPSLTSFLSKKGKRDSLLDNYSMELQATEGVNNLASTESEEKALSADVKGDNEIVKEPPALTKTTSQEFPPLLEEHDIPDEADAQPPLPATDTETSKLPEGPSDADSKYFDMPPPPMDIVDLVNNSDLPPPL